The stretch of DNA AAAGTCCCTGGAGTGCCCGGAGCAGATCCCGGCCGCCGCGCCCGCCGTGGCTACCTCCGCGGAGCTCCGAATCGGACTTCGTGAGATGAAAACTGAGGCGATCGGCGCCGGAGCCTAGATCTCTCTGTTCGACTCGGCTTAGCTGCCGGCGTCCGGACCGTGGCTGCCAGCGTCCGGACCGTGGCTGCCAGCGTCCGGACCGTGGCTGCCGGCGTCCGGACCGTGCTGCTCAACGTCCTGCGGTCCGAGAATCGTAGACGTGCACGCGCCTATGCTCACGGTGAGCGTCAGCACGAGCAACGAGCGAAGTAGGGTCTTCATAATCTGGTTCCTCTCGAGACGAGATTGGGCCATCCACCTTCACAAGCCTACGTTTGACCAACACCCCGCGTTAACATCTCTTAAGCGTCCTGGTATGTCTTTTTCGAAGATCATGTCCTTTCTTGCGGTTCTCACCAGGGATTTCGAGGTCAGCCGCGCTGTGTCCAACGCGGTCTGGACGGATCACGCGCTCGTCCGTGCGACTTCGTGGGTCCGGTTGATGTGGCTTGCTGCGGAGAGACCGGTGACGGGGGTGGTGCTCGACGCCGAGCTGGTTCCCGGGGACGTAGGCCTAGAGGCTGCCGTCGAGGAGTTCACTGTTCGCTTTCCCAGTCTTTGGCTCGTGCTCGTGGCGCGCTCCGGCACCGATCCGTGGGGTCTTTTTCGGCTGGGACGCGTGGGACTTCAAAACCTCGTTCTGACACACCTCGACGAGTTGCATTCGGGGGTCGCAAGGGCGATACGCATCGGCTTCGGCCTGAGCACCGAGGCTCTGGTAACCCGCGCTGTGAGCCCCCATCTGCCGGCCAGCGAGACCTTGGCAGTGCGCCTCGCGCTGCGGGGTGCTCAGCTCGGCTGGACGACCGGCGAGTTGGCGGCGCGTGCCGGGGTCACACGGGCTCACTTGTCCGTTCGGTTGAAGGCGAGAGGACTTCCCTCCGCGGGTCACCTGCTCGTGTGGGCCAAGCTCCTGCACGCGGGCCGTTGGCTCGGAGACCCCGGTCGGACCGGCGAGAGCGTGTCCCGGCAACTGGAGTATTCCAGCGGAGCGGCGTTTCGACGCGCTCTGCGGAACTACACGGGGTCGACGCCGATGGGGATCCGGGAGGCTGGAGGTCTCAAGCCGGT from Gemmatimonadota bacterium encodes:
- a CDS encoding helix-turn-helix transcriptional regulator, which translates into the protein MSFSKIMSFLAVLTRDFEVSRAVSNAVWTDHALVRATSWVRLMWLAAERPVTGVVLDAELVPGDVGLEAAVEEFTVRFPSLWLVLVARSGTDPWGLFRLGRVGLQNLVLTHLDELHSGVARAIRIGFGLSTEALVTRAVSPHLPASETLAVRLALRGAQLGWTTGELAARAGVTRAHLSVRLKARGLPSAGHLLVWAKLLHAGRWLGDPGRTGESVSRQLEYSSGAAFRRALRNYTGSTPMGIREAGGLKPVLDAFLGTCGFGRDQPSTLFVA